In one window of Pseudobdellovibrionaceae bacterium DNA:
- the trxA gene encoding thioredoxin yields MATIELNDGNFRKTLDENSIVLVDFWAPWCGPCRIFGPVFEAVSEKFPDVVFGKVNTEVEQKLAAYFQIRSIPTLIAIRDKMVVDMVSGALPADQLERAVVQLKNMDMDEFLKQVEAEGDKD; encoded by the coding sequence ATGGCCACGATAGAGTTAAATGACGGAAATTTTCGAAAAACCTTGGATGAAAACAGCATTGTGCTTGTGGACTTCTGGGCACCATGGTGTGGACCCTGCCGAATATTTGGACCCGTGTTCGAGGCCGTATCTGAGAAATTCCCCGACGTGGTCTTTGGCAAGGTCAATACGGAAGTGGAGCAAAAACTGGCGGCCTATTTTCAAATTCGTAGCATACCCACTCTCATTGCTATCAGGGATAAAATGGTCGTGGATATGGTCAGTGGAGCCCTGCCTGCCGACCAACTGGAACGCGCCGTGGTTCAACTAAAAAACATGGATATGGATGAGTTTTTAAAGCAGGTGGAGGCTGAAGGCGATAAGGACTAG
- a CDS encoding ATP-binding protein, translated as MVNRAINLSKSRSFFLFGARGTGKTSLLQQEFVGHPGVLYIDLLKPSKEDLYRLYPETLAHQIEAETFEWVIVDEIQKLPKLLDLVHHAIVNKRQKFILTGSSARKLKRGAANLLAGRASVYHLYPFTARELGDDFDLQTALEWGLLPEVWNLKQAGDRAETLYAYALTYLKEEVQAEQFVRKLDPFRKFLEVAAQSNGKIVNFSKIGNDVGVDTTTVQNYFSILEDTLLGFILPSYHKSVRKRQREAPKFYFFDPGVVRALSRTLDVHLVPKTYAYGESFEHFVILEIRKLAEYARKKWEFYYLRTKDDVEIDLLIDIPKRPTVCIEIKSSSQVTRSDLRSFIAISADMKNIRAICLSNDPVKKKIDHVECFHWREGIEQLGL; from the coding sequence ATGGTCAATAGAGCTATTAACTTATCGAAATCGCGAAGCTTTTTTCTGTTTGGAGCGCGTGGAACGGGAAAGACCAGTCTATTGCAACAGGAATTTGTCGGGCATCCCGGAGTGCTTTACATAGATCTTTTAAAGCCTTCGAAAGAGGATTTGTACCGGTTATATCCAGAGACCTTAGCTCACCAAATTGAAGCCGAAACCTTTGAGTGGGTCATAGTGGATGAAATTCAGAAGCTTCCCAAACTATTGGACCTTGTTCATCATGCCATTGTTAACAAGCGACAGAAGTTTATTCTCACAGGATCCAGTGCGCGAAAACTAAAAAGGGGCGCTGCCAACTTGTTGGCCGGTCGAGCCAGTGTCTATCATCTTTATCCATTCACTGCTCGCGAGTTAGGCGACGATTTTGATCTTCAAACCGCGCTCGAGTGGGGGTTGTTGCCGGAGGTTTGGAATCTCAAGCAGGCGGGTGATCGAGCTGAAACATTGTATGCTTATGCTCTGACTTATTTAAAAGAAGAAGTGCAGGCCGAGCAGTTTGTTCGAAAGCTAGATCCATTTAGGAAGTTTTTAGAGGTGGCGGCTCAATCCAACGGAAAAATAGTTAATTTCTCAAAAATTGGAAACGATGTCGGAGTTGATACGACGACAGTACAAAACTATTTTTCAATTTTAGAGGACACGCTATTAGGTTTCATCCTACCGAGTTACCACAAATCGGTACGTAAGCGGCAGCGTGAGGCTCCAAAATTTTATTTTTTTGATCCTGGCGTTGTTAGAGCATTGTCTCGAACTTTGGACGTACACCTGGTGCCAAAGACCTATGCCTACGGAGAGTCCTTTGAGCACTTCGTAATACTGGAAATTCGAAAATTGGCAGAGTATGCCCGAAAAAAGTGGGAGTTCTATTACCTTCGCACAAAAGATGATGTGGAGATTGACCTACTGATAGATATTCCGAAGCGACCCACTGTGTGTATTGAGATAAAATCAAGTTCACAAGTCACTCGATCTGACCTGAGAAGTTTTATTGCCATAAGTGCCGACATGAAAAACATCAGGGCCATATGTCTATCTAACGACCCTGTGAAGAAAAAAATAGACCACGTGGAGTGTTTCCACTGGCGAGAAGGCATAGAGCAGCTTGGCCTGTAG
- a CDS encoding PilZ domain-containing protein, translating to MGTEKSLLESIWCLYHRGAQTVIENLNLTQFQAIVSSIKSSDVPLWYFWRPGMAKWENIANVSTLQKPQAGSVRLQKPAPPPDKAPIISDDAPLDLRRSQRYSACIPLEVNFLGYILNNETVDISMGGCRLKNALPTRPMKEFEIVLKFSAKNALTMPCKSVSADETLTRIYFLPTPQLDVLREYLLFHNYPKVN from the coding sequence ATGGGTACGGAAAAAAGCCTTTTAGAAAGCATTTGGTGCCTTTACCACAGAGGTGCTCAAACCGTTATTGAGAACCTGAACCTCACCCAATTTCAGGCCATTGTCTCTTCAATTAAGTCGTCAGATGTTCCCCTTTGGTACTTTTGGCGCCCCGGTATGGCCAAATGGGAAAACATTGCCAATGTTTCAACTCTACAGAAACCGCAGGCCGGGTCCGTGCGCTTGCAAAAACCAGCGCCACCACCAGATAAGGCCCCTATCATCTCCGACGATGCCCCTTTAGATCTTCGCCGCAGCCAAAGATATTCGGCATGCATCCCTTTGGAAGTGAATTTTTTAGGCTACATACTCAACAATGAAACTGTTGATATTTCTATGGGAGGGTGTCGATTAAAAAACGCGCTTCCCACCCGACCCATGAAAGAGTTTGAAATCGTGTTGAAGTTTTCAGCTAAAAACGCGCTCACTATGCCGTGTAAGTCGGTTTCCGCAGATGAAACACTGACCCGGATTTACTTTTTGCCCACGCCGCAACTGGATGTTTTGCGAGAGTATTTACTCTTTCACAACTACCCGAAGGTTAATTAA